The Lytechinus pictus isolate F3 Inbred chromosome 10, Lp3.0, whole genome shotgun sequence genome includes a window with the following:
- the LOC129269693 gene encoding splicing factor U2AF 50 kDa subunit-like isoform X1: MLKTTAENWSKTRGKHSIMDEDDRKPDRRRRSRSRDRDRDRDRRSRSKDKRSRSRERRRRSRSKSRSRSGSRDRDRDRRDRRRRSRSPRERKRRRKPNKYWDVPPAGFEHVSPMQYKAMQAGQIPPAVAPQPIIPEAPMPAAIPPAAAASVAAAVAAATPAVPVVGSQMTRQARRLYVGNIPFGVTEPIGVSVILQDAMVDFFNAKMHSAGLSQAPGPPVLAVQVNHDKNFAFLEFRSVEETTQAMAFDGILFQNQALKIRRPKDYQAIPGMSATPTVHVPGVVSTVVQDSPNKIFIGGLPNYLNDDQVKELLSSFGPLKAFNLVKDSATSLSKGYAFCEYVDTDRTELAIAGLNGMQLGEKKLIVQRASVGAKNAMNQGQQVQINIPGLSLPGTTGPNTEILCLMNMVTPDELKDEDEYDDIVQDVREECQKYGQVRSLEIPRPINGLDIPGCGKIFVEFMTVMDAQAAQRALAGRKFANRTVVTSFYDNDKYHRREF, from the exons ACCGAAGGAGAAGGAGTCGCAGTCGAGATCGTGACCGAGACAGAGATAGGAGAAGCAGAAGCAAAGATAAAAGAAGTCGAAGCAGagaaaggaggagaaggagtAGAAGCAAAAGTAGGTCACGGTCAGGGAGCAGAGATAGAGACAGGGACAGAAGAGATAGGCGGCGGAGGAG TCGTTCACCTCGTgaaaggaagaggagaaggaagCCTAACAAGTATTGGGATGTGCCACCAGCAGGATTTGAACATGTTTCTCCAATGCAGTACAAAGCCATGCAAG CTGGTCAGATCCCCCCTGCAGTTGCACCCCAGCCCATTATCCCCGAGGCTCCCATGCCCGCAGCCATCCCtccagcagcagcagcatctgTGGCGGCTGCAGTGGCGGCGGCTACACCTGCTGTCCCCGTAGTGGGCAGTCAGATGACCAGACAAGCTAGGAGGCTGTATGTTGGAAACATTCCGTTTGGTGTCACAGAG CCAATAGGAGTGTCTGTTATCTTGCAGGATGCTATGGTGGATTTCTTCAATGCTAAGATGCACAGTGCTGGGCTATCACAAGCACCGGGACCACCGGTCCTCGCTGTGCAGGTCAACCACGATAAAAACTTTGCTTTCCTTGAG TTCCGTTCCGTGGAAGAGACTACCCAGGCGATGGCCTTTGATGGGATCCTATTCCAGAACCAAGCCTTGAAGATCCGTCGACCCAAAGACTACCAGGCCATCCCAGGCATGTCGGCTAcacctactgtacatgtacctg GTGTTGTGTCTACTGTTGTCCAGGATTCGCCAAACAAGATCTTCATTGGAGGTTTACCAAACTACTTGAACGATGACCAG GTCAAGGAACTTTTATCCTCCTTCGGTCCTCTGAAAGCCTTCAACTTGGTGAAAGACAGTGCGACATCGCTCTCTAAGGGATATGCATTCTGCGAATACGTCGATACTGACCGCACCGAGTTG GCTATTGCTGGACTGAATGGTATGCAGCTTGGTGAAAAGAAGTTGATTGTTCAGAGAGCCAGCGTTGGTGCCAAGAATGCAATGAACCAG GGTCAACAAGTCCAGATCAACATTCCTGGTTTATCGCTACCTGGTACTACAGGACCAAACACAGAGATCCTCTGCCTCATGAACATGGTCACTCCAGACGAACTCAAAGATGAGGACGAATATGACg ATATTGTGCAAGATGTGAGGGAGGAATGCCAGAAGTATGGCCAAGTTCGCAGTCTTGAGATCCCACGTCCCATTAATGGCTTAGATATCCCCGGTTGCGGAAAG ATCTTTGTTGAATTCATGACTGTTATGGATGCCCAGGCGGCTCAGAGAGCCCTCGCCGGTCGGAAGTTTGCCAACCGCACCGTTGTAACGTCCTTCTATGACAACGATAAGTACCACAGAAGAGAATTTTAA
- the LOC129269693 gene encoding splicing factor U2AF 50 kDa subunit-like isoform X2, producing the protein MLKTTAENWSKTRGKHSIMDEDDRKPDRRRRSRSRDRDRDRDRRSRSKDKRSRSRERRRRSRSKSRSRSGSRDRDRDRRDRRRRSRSPRERKRRRKPNKYWDVPPAGFEHVSPMQYKAMQAGQIPPAVAPQPIIPEAPMPAAIPPAAAASVAAAVAAATPAVPVVGSQMTRQARRLYVGNIPFGVTEDAMVDFFNAKMHSAGLSQAPGPPVLAVQVNHDKNFAFLEFRSVEETTQAMAFDGILFQNQALKIRRPKDYQAIPGMSATPTVHVPGVVSTVVQDSPNKIFIGGLPNYLNDDQVKELLSSFGPLKAFNLVKDSATSLSKGYAFCEYVDTDRTELAIAGLNGMQLGEKKLIVQRASVGAKNAMNQGQQVQINIPGLSLPGTTGPNTEILCLMNMVTPDELKDEDEYDDIVQDVREECQKYGQVRSLEIPRPINGLDIPGCGKIFVEFMTVMDAQAAQRALAGRKFANRTVVTSFYDNDKYHRREF; encoded by the exons ACCGAAGGAGAAGGAGTCGCAGTCGAGATCGTGACCGAGACAGAGATAGGAGAAGCAGAAGCAAAGATAAAAGAAGTCGAAGCAGagaaaggaggagaaggagtAGAAGCAAAAGTAGGTCACGGTCAGGGAGCAGAGATAGAGACAGGGACAGAAGAGATAGGCGGCGGAGGAG TCGTTCACCTCGTgaaaggaagaggagaaggaagCCTAACAAGTATTGGGATGTGCCACCAGCAGGATTTGAACATGTTTCTCCAATGCAGTACAAAGCCATGCAAG CTGGTCAGATCCCCCCTGCAGTTGCACCCCAGCCCATTATCCCCGAGGCTCCCATGCCCGCAGCCATCCCtccagcagcagcagcatctgTGGCGGCTGCAGTGGCGGCGGCTACACCTGCTGTCCCCGTAGTGGGCAGTCAGATGACCAGACAAGCTAGGAGGCTGTATGTTGGAAACATTCCGTTTGGTGTCACAGAG GATGCTATGGTGGATTTCTTCAATGCTAAGATGCACAGTGCTGGGCTATCACAAGCACCGGGACCACCGGTCCTCGCTGTGCAGGTCAACCACGATAAAAACTTTGCTTTCCTTGAG TTCCGTTCCGTGGAAGAGACTACCCAGGCGATGGCCTTTGATGGGATCCTATTCCAGAACCAAGCCTTGAAGATCCGTCGACCCAAAGACTACCAGGCCATCCCAGGCATGTCGGCTAcacctactgtacatgtacctg GTGTTGTGTCTACTGTTGTCCAGGATTCGCCAAACAAGATCTTCATTGGAGGTTTACCAAACTACTTGAACGATGACCAG GTCAAGGAACTTTTATCCTCCTTCGGTCCTCTGAAAGCCTTCAACTTGGTGAAAGACAGTGCGACATCGCTCTCTAAGGGATATGCATTCTGCGAATACGTCGATACTGACCGCACCGAGTTG GCTATTGCTGGACTGAATGGTATGCAGCTTGGTGAAAAGAAGTTGATTGTTCAGAGAGCCAGCGTTGGTGCCAAGAATGCAATGAACCAG GGTCAACAAGTCCAGATCAACATTCCTGGTTTATCGCTACCTGGTACTACAGGACCAAACACAGAGATCCTCTGCCTCATGAACATGGTCACTCCAGACGAACTCAAAGATGAGGACGAATATGACg ATATTGTGCAAGATGTGAGGGAGGAATGCCAGAAGTATGGCCAAGTTCGCAGTCTTGAGATCCCACGTCCCATTAATGGCTTAGATATCCCCGGTTGCGGAAAG ATCTTTGTTGAATTCATGACTGTTATGGATGCCCAGGCGGCTCAGAGAGCCCTCGCCGGTCGGAAGTTTGCCAACCGCACCGTTGTAACGTCCTTCTATGACAACGATAAGTACCACAGAAGAGAATTTTAA